The following are from one region of the Lineus longissimus chromosome 19, tnLinLong1.2, whole genome shotgun sequence genome:
- the LOC135503424 gene encoding uncharacterized protein LOC135503424 — protein sequence MAADFSLVELAALADDDDLMLYALDKTLITCTVESTFDPQFERFNINKYNDEQCKAMFRFTKADISQLADALVIPPVYKCKHGCIASGHDGLCMLLRRLVYPNRLLELEREFGRPKSVLSEIITTVLEDIYLRFHTKFSSLEQPWMGRDQLHEFANAVHEKGAPLSNCWGFIDGTPRQICRPKYNQRACFSGHKIYHCIKFQSVVAPNGLIANLFGPVEGRRHDSAMLRMSNLIQDLEEVDFRMNDEDRTPMCVHGDPAYPLRDQLIGPFRGAVLTDDQKRFNKRMSSVRESVEWQFGKIVKDFAFLDFEKNLKLYLQPVEKLYIVGALLANCHTCIYGSQTGLFFGMEPPPLEDYLSLQ from the coding sequence atggCGGCGGATTTTAGTTTGGTCGAGCTGGCAGCTCTTGCAGATGATGACGATTTAATGTTGTACGCATTAGATAAAActctaattacatgtactgttgAATCAACCTTTGATCCTCAGTTCGAACGATTTAACATCAACAAGTATAATGATGAGCAGTGTAAAGCTATGTTCAGGTTCACTAAAGCTGACATTAGCCAACTCGCCGATGCGCTTGTAATTCCACCTGTCTACAAATGTAAACATGGGTGTATTGCGAGTGGGCATGATGGTTTATGCATGCTTTTGAGGAGACTGGTCTATCCCAACCGACTTCTTGAGCTTGAGCGGGAATTCGGAAGGCCCAAAAGTGTTCTTTCCGAAATCATCACTACTGTTCTCGAAGACATCTATTTGCGATTCCACACTAAGTTTTCCAGTCTTGAACAACCATGGATGGGCAGAGACCAACTCCACGAATTTGCAAACGCTGTGCATGAGAAGGGAGCACCTCTATCGAACTGTTGGGGGTTCATAGATGGAACGCCTAGACAAATCTGTCGACCCAAATACAATCAGCGAGCCTGTTTCAGTGGCCACAAAATATATCATTGCATCAAGTTTCAATCAGTAGTGGCACCAAATGGGTTGATTGCTAACCTCTTTGGTCCAGTAGAAGGCAGGCGTCACGACTCAGCTATGCTTAGGATGAGCAATCTGATCCAGGACCTCGAAGAAGTGGATTTCCGGATGAACGATGAGGACAGGACACCAATGTGTGTGCATGGGGATCCTGCATATCCCCTAAGAGATCAATTGATTGGGCCATTTAGGGGAGCTGTGCTGACTGATGACCAGAAGAGATTCAATAAACGAATGAGTTCGGTGAGAGAGAGCGTCGAATGGCAATTTGGCAAGATAGTCAAAGATTTTGCCTTCCTTGACTTCGAGAAAAATTTAAAACTCTATCTTCAACCTGTTGAGAAATTGTATATAGTGGGGGCGCTGCTGGCGAACTGTCATACATGCATATATGGATCCCAAACTGGACTCTTCTTTGGTATGGAGCCACCTCCACTAGAAGACTACTTGTCTCTTCAATAG